The genomic segment GTAGCTGGTGCTACCCATTCTTACCAGGATTATAATAAGGCTGTTCAGATGGCTCTGGATATGGCCAGCGGTACTTACAAGGGCAATAAGTTTTACGGTTTGAGCCGTGATTATGCTCATGGCCATATTTTAGTTGAAGTTACTCTAAATGACGCCAGAGATAAAATTGTAGATATTCGTTTTATTACTCAAAATGAAAAACTTAAAGATATAGATACTCTGATGGCTGCTAAAAGCGATAAATATCCCCATGCTCCAGCAGTTGAGGCTTTCAAAAGCTTGCCAGAACAGGCTCTGAAAAGACAAAACGTACATGTAGATACTATTTCTGGCGCTACACATCTCAGTACTGGTTTTTATGAAGCACTATTACAGGCTTTAGATAGTGCTGGGGTTCGTAAGAAGTTTGAGTAACAAATTTACTGTTAATGAAAGAGTCTCGTTATTAGAGACTCTTTCATTTTATCTTTTGTTAGTGTAGGGGTGGCAATTTTTCGTACAAGTATGATATAATAATAATTAGTTAAATTGCAAGAAGCTAATTTTTCGCTTGAGGAGAAATTTTTCGAACCATATAAAGCTCGATTTCAGTTGAAATAAGGCTACCTAATCAAAGGGCCCTCCTGGCCCTTGATTAGCTCATCACATCCTGTGTTGAGGCCTTGTTTCTCCTTCAATCTCACTAAGATGGTTTATCGAAAAATTTCTATATCGCTCAAAATTAGCTTTTTGCAGTAAGATCATAATTGTTTTAGTGTTATCTTTATGTTTTATTAAAGTTGTGTTTGAATAAATTTGCATAGTGTTTAGGGAAACGGAGGCTTTTATATTATGAAGGTAAAACAAATAGCAGTCATATTTATTCTAATTTTCAGTTTAATTCTGGCTGGTTGTGGTAAAAAATCTTCTGAATATGAGCTTTCTGTCACAAGAACAAGCTTTATAATGGGGACTTTAGTGACTGTAAAGGTTTATGGCCCTGATAGAGCCAAAATAGCTGATGAAGTTTTAGCTGAATTGAAACGTATCGAAGAATTAATGAGCATTAATATTACCGAAAGTGAAGTTAATGAAATCAATTCAAATGCCGGTGTAAAACCGGTCAAGGTGAGTGAAGATACTTTTAAAGTTATTAAATTGGCAAAAGAATATGCTGAGATGACTAATGGATTATTTGATCCCAGTGTTGGTCCTTTAGTTCAACTCTGGGGAATTGGTACTAGACATAAAAAGGTCCCAACTAAGGAAGAATTGGCAGAAGTGTTACCTCTTATTAATTACAAGAATATTATTTTGGATGAAAAAAATCAGACGGTTTATCTTTCCAGACCTGGAATGATGATTGATGTGGGTGGTATTGCTAAGGGGTATGCTGCTGATTTAGCAATTGATATCTTTAAAAAACACAAAGTAAAAAGTGGTTATGTTAATATAGGTGGAAATGTGATGGTTTATGGGAAAAAACCCGATAAATCCCTGTGGAGGATAGGGATTCAGGACCCACGGGCTCCGCGGGATGATTTGATGGCTGTAATTAGCTTAGAAAATCAGGCTGTGGTTACTTCCGGAGATTATGAACGATATTTTATTGAGAATGGTATCAGGTATCATCATATTTTGAACCCTAAAACTGGATATCCGGCAAGAACAGGTTTAATCAGTGCAACTGTTATTGGGGACAGCTCATTCCATGCTGATGCTCTTTCAACTTCTGTTTTTTTACTTGGTCCAGAAAAGGGAATGGCTTTAGCAAAAAAAATGGGGTATGAAGTAATGGTGATTACTGATGATAAAAAAGTCTTAATGTCAGAAGGTATCGAAGATAAAATGAAGATTATAAATGAGGAGTATTCAAAAAAATGAAAGTAGGAGATAAAATTCTTATTCTGGTTATTTTATTGGTTGCTGTAGGTTTATATGCCTTTTATCAATTTCAAAGTCCCGATGGAAGTGGAAAGAAAATTATTATTGAAGTAGATGGTGTTGTTGTAAAGACTTTTGATCTTCCTCAAGAAGAATTGGTAGAATATAAAGTTGAGATTGATGAATATAATTATAATCTGATTCAGATTTTTAAAAACCGGGTACGGGTTGCAGAAG from the Anoxybacter fermentans genome contains:
- a CDS encoding FMN-binding protein, giving the protein MKRFSIIVLVIMLMVGVLANLSLAAEYKDGEYIGYVPNEHGDVVIAVAIVKGFITNVEILSPVKHVYKYEPGQKAFYEYPQKVIKAQSADIDAVAGATHSYQDYNKAVQMALDMASGTYKGNKFYGLSRDYAHGHILVEVTLNDARDKIVDIRFITQNEKLKDIDTLMAAKSDKYPHAPAVEAFKSLPEQALKRQNVHVDTISGATHLSTGFYEALLQALDSAGVRKKFE
- a CDS encoding FAD:protein FMN transferase, whose product is MKVKQIAVIFILIFSLILAGCGKKSSEYELSVTRTSFIMGTLVTVKVYGPDRAKIADEVLAELKRIEELMSINITESEVNEINSNAGVKPVKVSEDTFKVIKLAKEYAEMTNGLFDPSVGPLVQLWGIGTRHKKVPTKEELAEVLPLINYKNIILDEKNQTVYLSRPGMMIDVGGIAKGYAADLAIDIFKKHKVKSGYVNIGGNVMVYGKKPDKSLWRIGIQDPRAPRDDLMAVISLENQAVVTSGDYERYFIENGIRYHHILNPKTGYPARTGLISATVIGDSSFHADALSTSVFLLGPEKGMALAKKMGYEVMVITDDKKVLMSEGIEDKMKIINEEYSKK
- a CDS encoding NusG domain II-containing protein, which produces MKVGDKILILVILLVAVGLYAFYQFQSPDGSGKKIIIEVDGVVVKTFDLPQEELVEYKVEIDEYNYNLIQIFKNRVRVAEATCPEQIDVLQGWIEKPGEMLVCLPHKLIVKIVGEDIESDEVDVKTY